Below is a genomic region from Prochlorococcus marinus str. MIT 0918.
AAGGCTGGTGTTTTTATTAGTAAGAAAAACTGCAAATGATAACAAGGAACCTAAAATTAACGCCGCATAACTACACATAATCACACTTACATGCATAACCAACCAACTGGATTTAAGTGCAGGAACTAATGGAGATGATATTTTTAGCCCATCAGGCAAAGCAAAGCTTGCAAAAGCTATAGACAATAAAGATATTGGCGTCAATATTGCTTGAATTAATGGAGATGGCAAAACCCTTTCAATTAAAAGCTGAGTAAAAGTAAATCCCCAAGTCAAAAAGCATAGAGATTCATAAAGATTACTAATAGGGAAATGGCCAGACATCAACCATCGAAAAACCAATTGAGTAGCAAGTACAAAATTAGCCAATGCGATTAAAACTCTTACTGAACTAGAACTAGAACCACTTGAAATTTTCCAGAATGCAATAGGAAGAGATATTAAAATCAAAAAGAATGCTAAAAGACCCATTGCTATGGCTGGGTCTGCAAACGTTAAATCAAAAAGAGAAAAATTCATAATAAATTCATGCTTCACAATTTAATTGCTAATCACCTGCTTTATATAGCAAATAAATACCACCAGAAAAAGAAATTAAAACTGGAGACCATGCTCCTACTAAAGGGCTTAAAGCCCCAGAAACTCCTAAAGAACTAAAAACAAAACTGAGAATATAATATATAAGTATTAATATAATACTCATTGCAAAGCCCTGACTTTGACTAGTTCTTTCATACGACTTACATGCAAGTGAACTTCCTATTAAACTAAAGACTATACAAGCCATAGGCAAAGTAAATTTTTCCTGAATACGTACTTTCATTCTCCTAGCTTCCTTTAAATTTCCTGACAATTCATATAATTTCTCAGCTTTAAGAGCATCAGAAAGTGTCATATAGTTTGCATCTTTTGGTATCTCGGCAATCTTATTTGGGCCAGAATCAAGTGGGTAAATATAATTCTCAAACCTAATAGATGTAAAACCTCCACTTGGTGAAATAGTAAGAATATTGCCATCTTGAAAATCCCATGTTGCATTAGGTTCATTCCAAAAACCTCTCTTGGCTACCAACATTTGCTTATATCCTAATCTCGAGAAATCTAATACTGTCACGTCTATCATTTCCTTATTTTGAAACTCCTTTGCATAAAACAAATGCGTCATACCATCTACTGAATCATTTGATGAAGGATCAATTATTTTACCAAAGCGAGAATACATAATATCTGTAACATAATCAGAATGCATTGAGACTCCTAATCCTTTTCTTAAAGTTGCTTCTGCATTTTTATTCGAAGAAGGAACTATTAAGTCATTAAAAATAAATGTAATACCTGTCATTAATACACCTAAAACTAATGCGGAAGCTATTATCCTTTTTGTAGATACCCCTATACTTTTTAAAGCTTTAATTTCGCTGTTAGATGATAATCGACTATATGTTAATAAAGTAGCCATAAGTATGGCCATAGGAAAAGAAAGAACAAGAAAACTTGGAAGTTTAAACAAAAATACTTGTATAGCAAATTTCAATGAAAGACCTGACTCAACTATCTTTCTGACCAAATCAAACATCACACCAACAGAAAGAGATACTACAGTAAAAGCTGATATTGCAAAGAAGAATGGTGGTAATAATTCTCTAATAAGCCATCTATCTAGAAGAGGAATTACCTTCCATTTAGAAGAAATAAATCTCTGATATTTATTTAAAAAGTTCATAAGAATTATGAAAAATGTATTCAACTAAAGTTGAAATTCTTCACCAAGGTAATGAGCTCTCACTTGGGGGTTTATCGAAATTTCTGAGGAAGTTCCAGAAGCAAGTATTTTTCCATCACTGAGAATATAAGAACGGTCAGTAATGGCAAGTGTTTCTCTAACATTATGATCTGTAATCAATATTCCCATCCCTGCAATTCTCAAGTTTTGAATCAAATTCTGAAGATCTACTACTGCAATTGGATCAACGCCTGCAAATGGTTCGTCCAATAACAAATATTTAGGTCCTGATCTCCCTAAAGCAAGTGCTCTAGCGACCTCGCAACGTCTTCTCTCACCTCCAGAGAGTTGATATCCAAAACGATCCAAAAAAGAAATAAGATTAAAATCATTTATTATCTGTTCTCTTCTAATTCTCCGATGAGAGGAATTAGAGAGACTTTGGGCAAGAGCAATATCAAGATTTTCTCTGACTGTAAGGTTTCTAAAGATACTTGCCTCTTGAGGAAGATAGCCAATCCCTAAACGAGCTCTATAGGTCATAGATAAATTTGTTACCTGTTTTTCATCTAAAGCAACACTGCCAAAATCTGGAAAAAATTGACCTATAGAAAGATTAAAAGTAGTTGTTTTCCCAGCACCATTTGGGCCAAGAAGACCTACAACCTCACCTGGATTCACCTTTAAAGAAATATCCTTGACAAGGTCTTTCCCTTGTAGAGCTAATGAAACTTGATCAAGAATTAGGCTCATGATTAAAAGTTTAATATGGCATTGAGTGTTTTAGTTAAATAAATTTAATTATCAGATTTATATATTAATACGAATAGTGAGCTTAATAGAAAACATACAAATTAAAAATATAGTTACTAGCTTAAATTATAATTATTCAAATAGTGAAAATAAATCTCATTTCATCATAAGCTTTGGCAATGGTGTATTATCTAAGCTCAAACCACTCTGCAGTAATTTTAATCGTATTTCAACAATGTTAGAAAACTGAATAAGGTCTAAACCTAGATCAGGCAAATTAGTTTTTTTGATTTTCCCCAAACCTTCACCGTACAATATAGTGGCTCCTGAGTAATTTTGATTAGATAAATGCACCTCTGCCACAGCGATTTGTAATATAGCTTGTATTGTTAATCTTTCT
It encodes:
- a CDS encoding LptF/LptG family permease, yielding MNFLNKYQRFISSKWKVIPLLDRWLIRELLPPFFFAISAFTVVSLSVGVMFDLVRKIVESGLSLKFAIQVFLFKLPSFLVLSFPMAILMATLLTYSRLSSNSEIKALKSIGVSTKRIIASALVLGVLMTGITFIFNDLIVPSSNKNAEATLRKGLGVSMHSDYVTDIMYSRFGKIIDPSSNDSVDGMTHLFYAKEFQNKEMIDVTVLDFSRLGYKQMLVAKRGFWNEPNATWDFQDGNILTISPSGGFTSIRFENYIYPLDSGPNKIAEIPKDANYMTLSDALKAEKLYELSGNLKEARRMKVRIQEKFTLPMACIVFSLIGSSLACKSYERTSQSQGFAMSIILILIYYILSFVFSSLGVSGALSPLVGAWSPVLISFSGGIYLLYKAGD
- the lptB gene encoding LPS export ABC transporter ATP-binding protein, with protein sequence MSLILDQVSLALQGKDLVKDISLKVNPGEVVGLLGPNGAGKTTTFNLSIGQFFPDFGSVALDEKQVTNLSMTYRARLGIGYLPQEASIFRNLTVRENLDIALAQSLSNSSHRRIRREQIINDFNLISFLDRFGYQLSGGERRRCEVARALALGRSGPKYLLLDEPFAGVDPIAVVDLQNLIQNLRIAGMGILITDHNVRETLAITDRSYILSDGKILASGTSSEISINPQVRAHYLGEEFQL
- a CDS encoding DUF309 domain-containing protein, with the translated sequence MNSTKSEDLLSQKDSNFHHAIDLFNNQEWYVAHDVFEEIWHQTNGKERLTIQAILQIAVAEVHLSNQNYSGATILYGEGLGKIKKTNLPDLGLDLIQFSNIVEIRLKLLQSGLSLDNTPLPKLMMK
- the ccsB gene encoding c-type cytochrome biogenesis protein CcsB, giving the protein MNFSLFDLTFADPAIAMGLLAFFLILISLPIAFWKISSGSSSSSVRVLIALANFVLATQLVFRWLMSGHFPISNLYESLCFLTWGFTFTQLLIERVLPSPLIQAILTPISLLSIAFASFALPDGLKISSPLVPALKSSWLVMHVSVIMCSYAALILGSLLSFAVFLTNKNTSLQLRTNSMGIGGFREKSFRKFLPEIDNLTPVNFSNAEEIDNLSYRTISFGFLLLTFGLISGAVWANEAWGSWWSWDPKETWALISWLIYAAYLHTRLSRGWQGRKPAIIAVIGLFVILICYIGVNLLGVGLHSYGWFL